The DNA sequence GAACTTGCTGGAAAAGCCTGAGTCTGGCGTTATCAGCATTGCAGGTCAGTCACTGGATACGCGCCGTTATACCACCCGTGAAGAGTATGCCTTGCGGCGGCAGACAGCGATGGTGTTTCAGAACTACAACCTGTTTAAGAATAAAACGGCACTGGAGAACATCACCGAAGCGCTGATTGTGGTGAAAAAAATGCCGAAGAAACAGGCTGATGAAATCGGTCTGGCGCTGCTGGAAAGCGTAGGGCTACGGCCACAGGCGCACCAATACCCGGTGACGCTCTCCGGTGGGCAGCAACAGCGGGTGAGCATCGCGCGCGCGCTGGCGGTCGATCCGAAGGCGATTTTATTTGATGAACCGACGTCGGCGCTCGACCCGGAGCGGGTGCATGAAGTCTTACAGGTGATTCAACATCTTGCCGGGCAGAACACCACGATGGTGATAGTCACCCACGAGATGCAATTCGCCAAAGAGGTGGCTGACCGGGTGATTTTTATGGCGGACGGCCATATTGTTGAGCAAGGGCCAGCGGAGAAAGTGATCAGCTTTTCTGATAATCCGCAAACGCGCCGTTTCCTGCGCCAGCTTACCCAGATTCAGGAACCACCCGAGTTCGATATTTGATAGAACCCTATTCACCTGCAAGCCCTCTCAGTTGGGCTGCCCTGAGTGACAGGGCGAGAAAAAGAGGAGTCACCCTGCATGAAACAGCATGCCCAGTATGAGCCGCTGGCTCAATTTATTCAGGCATTCCGGCACGATTTGCATCAACACCCGGAGTTGTCCAATCAGGAGTTTGAAACCACGCGGAAAATTCGCGCCGTGCTGGAAAAAGAAGGCATTCGCATTCTGGATTTGCCGCTAAAAACCGGTCTGGTGGCCGAAGTGGGCGGCTTACAGGATGGCCCGCTGGTGGTGGTGCGTTCTGACATTGACGCGCTGCCGATTGAAGAAGAGTCCGGCGTGGCGTTCAGTTCGAAAAATAGCGGCGTCATGCACGCCTGCGGCCATGATTTCCACTCCTCGGCAGCGCTGGGTGCGGCGATTTTACTAAAACGCATCGAGCCTGAATTAAAGGGTACCGTGCGTATTCTGTTTCAGGCTGCCGAAGAAACCGGCCTTGGTGCTCCCGAGGTGATTGCCGCAGGCGCATTAGACGGTGCGGCGGCCATTTTCGGCATTCATAACGACCCGACGCTGCCAGTTGGTGTTATCGGCGGTAAAGACGGCGCGCTGACGGCGGGCGTTGACCGCTTTGAAATCAACATTGCCGCCAAAGGCTGCCACGCTGCCAAGCCGCATGAAGGCAATGACCCTATCATCATTTTGGGGCAGTTGATTAGCGCGGTGCAGACTATTATCAGCCGTACCGTGCCGTCTGATAATAACGCGGTGGTGTCGATTACTCAGGTACACAGCGGTAGCACCTGGAACGTTATCCCCGATACGGCCTATCTCGAAGGGACGGTACGTACGTTTAGCCAGCAAGCGCGTGACCTTATCGAGCAGCGCTTTCGCCAGATTGTTGCTGGCCTTGCCAGCACATTTGGGGCGCAAATCGAGCTGATTTGGCACGCCGGGCCGCCTTCCGTGGTCAATACACCGCATTGGGTGGAGTTTGCGCTACAGGTGGCTGATGCCGAAGGTTTTGAGGCGCGCCGTGTCGAGGCGAGCCCGATTGGTGAAGATTTTGCGTTCTACCAGCAAAAGCTACCGGGGACGTTCATGATGGTTGGCTCCGGCGGCCCTTACGCGCTGCACCATCCTAAATTCCGGGTGGACGACCGCGCGCTGTTTCCCACCGCGCATTACCTGTATCAACTGGCCACGCAGAGTCTGGAGCAGTTGTCACACGCTGCCTGACGCGATATTTACCTGATGACGTAATGCCTAACCGCCACTACTGCGTTGTGGCGGTTTTTTTATGCGTCCGGCTCAGA is a window from the Dickeya lacustris genome containing:
- a CDS encoding amino acid ABC transporter ATP-binding protein, which encodes MISVKNLTKRFGDQVVLDNISLDIAEGEVVAIIGPSGSGKSTLLRCLNLLEKPESGVISIAGQSLDTRRYTTREEYALRRQTAMVFQNYNLFKNKTALENITEALIVVKKMPKKQADEIGLALLESVGLRPQAHQYPVTLSGGQQQRVSIARALAVDPKAILFDEPTSALDPERVHEVLQVIQHLAGQNTTMVIVTHEMQFAKEVADRVIFMADGHIVEQGPAEKVISFSDNPQTRRFLRQLTQIQEPPEFDI
- a CDS encoding amidohydrolase; amino-acid sequence: MKQHAQYEPLAQFIQAFRHDLHQHPELSNQEFETTRKIRAVLEKEGIRILDLPLKTGLVAEVGGLQDGPLVVVRSDIDALPIEEESGVAFSSKNSGVMHACGHDFHSSAALGAAILLKRIEPELKGTVRILFQAAEETGLGAPEVIAAGALDGAAAIFGIHNDPTLPVGVIGGKDGALTAGVDRFEINIAAKGCHAAKPHEGNDPIIILGQLISAVQTIISRTVPSDNNAVVSITQVHSGSTWNVIPDTAYLEGTVRTFSQQARDLIEQRFRQIVAGLASTFGAQIELIWHAGPPSVVNTPHWVEFALQVADAEGFEARRVEASPIGEDFAFYQQKLPGTFMMVGSGGPYALHHPKFRVDDRALFPTAHYLYQLATQSLEQLSHAA